The Psilocybe cubensis strain MGC-MH-2018 chromosome 7, whole genome shotgun sequence genome has a window encoding:
- a CDS encoding Mitochondrial phosphate carrier protein 3, mitochondrial: protein MSATKWDARFAGPVPHDSSYYAKALLGGALACGITHAAITPLDVAKCNMQVDPKKYNGLVPSLRTLVAEEGSKGVLKGFGPTLVGYSLQGMFKYGLYEIFKDFYMNLAGEELSEKYKPAIWLVGSASAEVFADIALCPLEMTKVKIQTSPTGTFPIPFVAALREMQRTKLETRYPFGSLVPLWSRQIPYTMAKFFCFEKIVQLFYTHVFTEPKETYNKGTQLGITFASGYLAGVVCAVVSHPADSLVSQLGKAANKGKSLGQIANEVGFVKLATQGLGTRVIMIGTLTGFQWWIYDSFKASMGMGTTGGK from the exons ATGTCTGCTACGAAATGGGATGCCAG ATTCGCTGGCCCTGTCCCCCATGATTCCTCTTACTACGCAAAAGCCTTGTTAGGAGGTGCCTTGGCCTGTGGTATCACACATGCAGCCATCACTCCTCTTGATGTTGCCAAATGTAACATGCAG GTGGACCCTAAAAAATACAACGGCCTTGTCCCATCTCTGAGGACTCTCGTGGCCGAAGAAGGTTCCAAAGGTGTTTTGAAGGGTTTTGGACCCACTTTGGTCGGGTATTCGCTCCAAGGAATGTTCAAATATGGTCTTTATGAAATCTTCAAAGATTTCTACATGAATCTGGCCGGAGAGGAGCTTTCCGAGAAATATAAACCCGCTATTTGGCTAGTGGGTTCTGCTTCCGCAGAAGTCTTCGCTGATATCGCCCTGTGCCCACTCGAGATGACCAAAGTCAAAATTCAGACCAGCCCAACTGGTACCTTTCCTATCCCTTTTGTTGCCGCCTTGAGAGAAATGCAACGTACCAAGCTTGAAACCCGATACCCATTCGGTTCTCTTGTTCCTCTTTGGTCTCGTCAG ATTCCATATACCATGGCCAAGtttttctgctttgaaaAGATTGTCCAGCTTTTCTATACGCATGTGTTCACTGAACCCAAGGAAACATACAACAAAGGAACCCAGCTGGGCATTACATTCGCATCTGGATACCTTGCTGGTGTCGTCTGTGCCGTCGTCTCTCACCCTGCGGACTCTCTTGTTTCACAGCTCGGCAAGGCTGCCAACAAGGGAAAATCACTTGGACAGATTGCCAATGAGGTCGGATTCGTCAAACTCGCTACACAGGGCCTGGGTACTCGTGTTATTATGATCGGTACACTCACTGGCTTCCAATGGTGGATTTATGATTCCTTCAAGGCCTCCATGGGCATGGGTACCACTGGAGGAAAGTAA
- a CDS encoding Mitochondrial phosphate carrier protein 3, mitochondrial, whose translation MSAVKWDARNLGPVPHDLAYYSKCMLGGVLACGVTHAGITPLDVAKCNMQVNPQKYNGLIPSLKTLVAEEGSKGIWKGFGPTFVGYSLQGMFKYGLYEVFKDYYMNLAGEELSNKYKPAIWLAGSASAEVFADIALCPLEMAKVKIQTSANGTFPTSFGAAIKEMNRTKLETRFPFGSLVPLWSRQIPYTMAKFFFFEKIVQLFYTHVFTEPKETYNKGTQLGVTFASGYLAGVVCAIVSHPADSLVSQLGKASNKGKSIGQIVGEVGYVGLATKGLGTRVIMIGTLTGFQWWIYDSFKAAMGMGTTGGK comes from the exons ATGTCTGCAGTCAAGTGGGACGCTAG AAATCTCGGGCCTGTGCCCCACGACCTTGCCTACTACTCCAAGTGTATGCTTGGTGGTGTCCTCGCCTGCGGTGTGACACACGCCGGCATCACCCCTCTTGATGTTGCCAAGTGCAACATGCAG GTCAACCCCCAAAAATACAACGGTCTTATTCCTTCCCTCAAGACCCTCGTCGCCGAGGAAGGTTCCAAAGGAATCTGGAAGGGTTTCGGTCCTACTTTCGTCGGCTACTCTCTCCAGGGAATGTTCAAGTATGGTCTCTACGAAGTCTTCAAGGATTACTACATGAACTTGGCCGGCGAGGAGCTTTCTAACAAGTACAAACCCGCTATCTGGTTGGCTGGTTCCGCCTCTGCTGAAGTCTTCGCTGATATCGCTCTCTGCCCTCTTGAGATGGCCAAGGTCAAGATTCAGACCAGTGCTAACGGTACTTTCCCCACCTCGTTCGGCGCCGCTATCAAGGAGATGAACCGCACCAAGCTCGAGACCCGCTTCCCCTTCGGCTCCCTCGTTCCTCTTTGGTCCCGTCAA ATTCCTTACACCATGGCcaagttcttcttcttcgaaaaGATCGTCCAGCTCTTCTACACTCATGTCTTCACCGAGCCCAAGGAAACCTATAACAAGGGCACTCAGCTCGGAGTCACATTCGCTTCTGGTTACCTCGCCGGTGTTGTTTGCGCTATCGTCTCCCACCCCGCTGATTCCCTCGTCTCTCAACTCGGAAAGGCCAGCAACAAGGGCAAGTCTATTGGTCAGATCGTCGGAGAGGTTGGCTACGTTGGTCTCGCCACAAAGGGTCTCGGTACTCGTGTTATCATGATTGGTACTCTCACTGGCTTCCAATGGTGGATCTATGATTCATTCAAGGCTGCCATGGGTATGGGCACCACTGGTGGAAAGTAA
- a CDS encoding 3,4-dihydroxy-2-butanone 4-phosphate synthase, translating to MHPSHLTSIPMAPVALSPPHKSTSTNGIHKPSLPWRPTEVVDPPKRSSFAFDSMDSALAAFAAGEFLVVMDDENRENEGDLIISAAQCTTEKMAWMIKHTSGYICIALPGERLEALDIPMMVPDNQDRHRTAYTVTVDYKHGTTTGISAHDRSLTARALASPSSLPSDFSRPGHMVPLRAREGGVLTRKGHTESSVDLCLLTGQPPAGVLCELVNDDAQGTMARRDDCRAFADRWGLKMISVEMLAQYKRLHPPSSGQA from the exons ATGCATCCTTCACATCTCACCAGCATCCCAATGGCTCCTGTCGCCCTCTCTCCTCCCCACAAATCCACCTCTACTAATGGAATCCACAAGCCATCTCTGCCATGGCGTCCTACAGAGGTGGTCGACCCTCCAAAACGCTCGTCTTTCGCTTTCGACTCCATGGACTCGGCCCTAGCCGCTTTCGCTGCAGGTGAATTCCTGGTGGTCATGGACGACGAAAACCGCGAGAACGAGGGCGATCTCATCATATCTGCTGCCCAGTGCACTACAGAGAAGATGGCCTGGATGATCAAACATACAAG TGGTTACATCTGTATAGCTCTGCCTGGAGAGCGCCTCGAGGCCCTGGATATCCCAATGATGGTCCCCGACAACCAGGACAGACATCGGACAGCCTACACAGTCACTGTCGACTATAAGCATG GTACTACCACCGGCATCTCCGCTCATGACCGCAGCCTGACTGCCCGCGCACTTGCCTCTCCATCTTCGCTTCCCAGTGACTTCAGCCGACCAGGCCACATGGTACCACTACGGGCTCGAGAAGGCGGCGTTCTGACACGCAAAGGACACACGGAAAGCAGCGTGGATCTTTGCCTTCTAACAGGTCAACCACCTGCAGGTGTTCTCTGTGAACTCGTGAACGATGATGCGCAAGGAACGATGGCTAGGCGCGACGACTGCCGTGCTTTTGCTGATCGGTGGGGCCTCAAAATGATCAGTGTCGAAATGTTGGCCCAGTATAAAAGACTGCATCCACCATCAAGTGGACAGGCATAA